From Camelina sativa cultivar DH55 chromosome 7, Cs, whole genome shotgun sequence, one genomic window encodes:
- the LOC104700436 gene encoding uncharacterized protein LOC104700436, with product MSELLPPPPPPPPPPPHPTRRGCGFGDPALFFPEFAAKQRGLEKVIEEDGEGEDSSYGKGSFDLSSRFSSPCISRNGFDDVGNPRKLPPSGLREESSSLKLSGFREDEEANRSRNSGSFVDHIGQEEDKRLCASGCFRKCCACTCMFVSIVLVIVLLTGLSVNTSIKSKLPQVLVMNLKFSRLDVVKSATDLLMNANLNTVLQLSNQNDKTVLYYSPMKADVSSENINLGKKTLHGFKQDPGNVTSLKIPTRLRKSKVYDVDATLLTNKEKNLEAVVDVYLRGKLSFDWLGFSVHIPIVIACEEVKQSDVLNGLKPTCDVRIFSQ from the coding sequence ATGTCGGAGCTGCTTCCtcctccccctcctcctcctcctcctcctcctcatcctaCAAGGAGGGGTTGTGGATTCGGCGATCCCGCATTGTTTTTCCCTGAGTTTGCTGCTAAGCAACGCGGTCTCGAAAAAGTTATagaggaagatggagaagggGAAGATAGCAGCTATGGCAAAGGCTCTTTTGATCTGAGTTCCAGGTTCTCTAGCCCTTGTATCTCTCGTAACGGGTTTGATGATGTTGGTAATCCTAGAAAGCTGCCTCCTTCTGGATTGAGGGAGGAGTCTTCGTCGTTGAAGCTCTCTGGTTTCAGAGAGGATGAAGAAGCCAACCGGAGTAGAAACTCTGGTTCTTTTGTGGATCATATTGGTCAGGAGGAGGACAAGAGGCTATGCGCCTCTGGATGTTTCAGAAAATGCTGCGCTTGTACCTGCATGTTTGTTTCCATTGTCCTTGTCATCGTCTTGTTGACAGGATTGTCTGTGAACACTTCAATCAAATCCAAACTGCCTCAGGTGCTTGTCATGAATCTCAAGTTCTCGAGACTTGATGTCGTTAAATCAGCGACGGATCTTCTGATGAATGCGAACTTGAACACGGTTCTTCAGCTCTCTAACCAAAACGACAAGACAGTGCTGTATTACAGCCCCATGAAAGCTGATGTCTCTTCTGAGAACATAAACCTCGGAAAGAAAACGCTTCATGGATTCAAGCAGGACCCTGGTAACGTTACCTCTTTGAAGATCCCCACTAGACTGAGAAAGTCCAAGGTTTATGATGTTGATGCTACGTTGCtgacaaacaaagagaagaatctTGAAGCTGTGGTTGATGTGTACTTGAGAGGGAAATTGAGTTTTGATTGGTTGGGATTTAGTGTTCATATACCAATTGTTATTGCTTGCGAGGAAGTGAAGCAGAGTGATGTGTTAAATGGACTCAAGCCTACGTGTGATGTTCGAATCTTTTCCCAATGA